From Astyanax mexicanus isolate ESR-SI-001 chromosome 16, AstMex3_surface, whole genome shotgun sequence, one genomic window encodes:
- the LOC103031857 gene encoding transmembrane protease serine 9 has protein sequence MAFILLLLLAALLPHPGNSARVKVGIINGTEAKPHSRPYMVSVQKGGQHHCGGFLVSDQYVMSAAHCWEENEKFTAVLGAHDLSNSNENAINMAVEPKIHENYHRENYDWDIMFWKLPEAVKKSKTVSWISIPESNEEIPGDTVCSVAGWGKTGSETSSSVRLLETETTVMDRTKCEQIYLQLTSRMMCAMHPGKPCQGDSGGPLVCNDIAVGIVSFGENPCESSELPEFYVKIGAYLPWIKKIIEKVYTEPTLFCTMPLIPLLLLSSLLPYQGHSASVSVGIINGTVVRPHSRPYMVSLQNQGTHICGGFLVSARFVMTAAHCLRGKPILTAVLGAHDLSNSKHSITMEVEEYHPHQDFSEDTLDFDIMLLKLHGTVKASKTVNWIFIPKNKEDIPNNSVCSVAGWGRTESSKNGEHLLEAQTIIQDRSSCNNAWKKVHPVSITSRMMCAVHPGGSCKGDSGGPLVCHNIAVGIVSFGDGQQCNSPRAPNVYAKISAFLPWIHSIVNGA, from the exons ATGGCTTTCATCCTTCTGCTCCTACTGGCTGCTCTGCTGCCACACCCGGGGAACTCCG CCAGAGTAAAAGTTGGTATAATAAACGGCACGGAGGCTAAACCACACTCCAGACCCTACATGGTTTCTGTGCAAAAAGGTGGACAACACCACTGCGGTGGCTTTCTTGTGTCTGACCAGTATGTGATGTCAGCTGCCCACTGCTGGGAAGA AAACGAAAAATTTACAGCAGTGCTGGGGGCTCATGATCTCTCCAACAGCAACGAAAATGCAATCAACATGGCTGTGGAAcccaagatccatgaaaactatCATCGAGAAAACTATGACTGGGACATCATGTTTTGGAAG CTACCTGAAGCAGTGAAAAAGAGCAAGACTGTAAGCTGGATCTCCATTCCTGAAAGCAACGAGGAAATCCCAGGAGATACTGTCTGCAGTGTTGCTGGCTGGGGAAAAACAGGAAGCGAGACATCTTCAAGTGTCCGTCTTCTGGAGACAGAAACCACGGTCATGGACAGAACCAAATGTGAACAAATCTATCTTCAACTTACCTCAAGGATGATGTGTGCAATGCATCCTGGAAAACCTTGccag GGAGACTCTGGGGGTCCTTTGGTGTGCAATGATATTGCTGTGGGCATTGTCTCTTTTGGCGAGAACCCATGTGAATCATCCGAACTGCCAGAGTTTTATGTCAAGATTGGTGCATATCTTCCTTGGATTAAGAAGATTATTGAAAAAGTTTA CACTG AACCCACTCTCTTCTGCACCATGCCTCTCATCCCCCTGCTTCTACTGTCTTCTCTGCTGCCGTACCAAGGACACTCTG ccAGTGTCAGCGTTGGTATAATTAATGGCACTGTGGTTAGACCACACTCAAGACCATACATGGTATCTCTCCAGAACCAGGGGACACACATTTGTGGTGGTTTCCTTGTGTCTGCCCGATTCGTCATGACGGCTGCTCACTGCTTGAGGGg AAAGCCTATACTCACAGCAGTGCTGGGGGCTCATGATCTCTCAAACAGCAAACATTCCATCACCATGGAAGTGGAGGAATACCACCCCCATCAAGATTTCAGTGAGGACACTTTAGACTTTGATATCATGCTTTTAAAG TTGCATGGAACTGTTAAAGCGAGCAAGACTGTAAACTGGATCTTCATCCCCAAAAATAAAGAGGACATCCCGAACAACTCAGTCTGCAGTGTAGCTGGCTGGGGAAGAACAGAGAGCAGTAAAAATGGTGAACATCTTCTGGAGGCACAAACCATCATCCAAGACCGGAGCAGTTGTAACAACGCTTGGAAGAAAGTGCACCCTGTGTCTATAACTTCTAGAATGATGTGTGCGGTTCACCCTGGAGGATCTTGCAAG GGAGACTCTGGAGGTCCTTTGGTGTGTCATAACATTGCAGTGGGGATTGTTTCCTTTGGCGATGGGCAACAGTGTAATTCACCCCGTGCTCCAAATGTATATGCCAAAATATCTGCATTTCTGCCCTGGATCCATTCTATAGTTAATGGTGCTTAG
- the LOC125782296 gene encoding uncharacterized protein LOC125782296, with product MPKRTLGDAQMITWRCPNDHLEMRKGHSEMPKKTLGETQKDTWRRPKGHLETPKRTLGDAKRTLGDAKRTLGDAQKETWRFPKGHLEMPKRTLGDTQKNTWRCPKGHLQMLEGHLEMPKWTLGDAQKDTWRCPKGHLKTHIRTLGDAQKNTWRYPEGHKEMPERILGDAGRILGNAQMDTWRRPKGHLEMPERTLGDAQKDT from the coding sequence atgcccaaaaggacacttggagatgcccaaatgatcacttggagatgcccaaatgatCACTTGGAGATGCggaaaggacactcggagatgcccaaaaagacacttggagaaacccaaaaggacacttggagacgcccaaaaggacacttggagacgcccaaaaggacacttggagatgccaaaaggacacttggagatgccaaaaggacacttggagatgcccaaaaggaaacttggagattcccaaagggacatttagagatgcccaaaaggacacttggagatacccaaaagaacacttggagatgtccgaaaggacacttgcagatgctggaaggacacttggagatgcctaaatggacacttggagatgcccaaaaggacacttggagatgcccaaaaggacacttgaaaaCGCAcataaggacacttggagatgcccaaaagaacacttggcgATACCCAGAAGGACACAAGGAGATGCCTgaaaggatacttggagatgctgGAAGGatacttggaaatgcccaaatggacacttggagacgcccaaaaggacacttggagatgcccgaaaggacacttggagatgcccaaaaggacacttga